From Pararhizobium sp. A13:
CTCTCGGCCTCGGCAACATCTTCGGCAGCTACCTGTCCGGCGCCCTGCGCAACCCGTCGGCTGCTGACAGCCAGTTCGGCCGCCTCGTATTCGGCTTCGCCGTTACGGAAGCTCTGGGCATCTTCTCGCTGCTCGTAGCGCTGCTGCTCCTTTTCGCCGTCTAAGACCGGCTTGAAGGCAGGGCCGCGGTTTTAAGCCGCGGCCCGCATCTTTTCTGAATGCACCTGGAGGTGAGCATGTTTGTGACCGCGGCCTACGCCCAGTCAACCACCACCGAAGGCGCAGAGACCCACGACGCCGCTGCCGGCGAGGTCCACACCGAGACTGGTGTAGCCCATGAAGGCGGACATGGCTCGGGAGTGTTCCCGCCCTTCGATTCTTCGACATTCGCATCGCAGCTTCTCTGGCTGGCGATCAGCTTCGGTCTTTTCTACCTTCTGATGTCGAAGGTCGTCATGCCGCGCATCGGCAGCATTCTCGAAACGCGCCACGATACGATCGCCCGCGATCTCGATGACGCCGCTCGCTCGAAGGCCGAGGCAGACGCTGCAGTTGCCGCCTACGAGCAGGAACTGGCAACGGCCAAGGCCAAGGGCAACGTGATTGCCTCGACCGCCCGCGAAGCCGCCAAGGCAAAGGCTGCTGCCGATCGCACCGCGGTCGAGACCAGCCTGAACGACAAGATTTCCGCCGCGGAAGCCCGCATCGCCGATATCAAGGCGAAGGCGCTGGCCGACGTCGGTTCGATCGCTGAGGAAACGGCAAGCGCCGTCGTCGAGCAGCTGATCGGCGGCAAGGTAACGAAGGCCGAGATCGCATCCGCGGTCAAGGCATCGGCGAAGTAAGGAGAGCATCATGGATATGACCTCACTGGCCACATTCTGGGCCTTTGTCGGACTGGTGCTTTTCCTCGCGCTCGTCGTCTACCTCAAGGTTCCGGGCATGATGGCGAAGTCGCTCGACGACCGCGCGGCTCGCATCACCAACGAACTCGCCGAAGCCAAGCGCCTGCGCGCCGAAGCCCAGTCGCTGCTCGCCGAATACCAGAGCAAGCGCAAGGACGCCGAAGCGGAAGCTGCCAACATCGTTGCCGCAGCCGAGCGCGAGGCCGAAATGCTGACCGCCGAAGCCAAGCAGAAGACCGAGGAATTCGTCGCTCGTCGCACGGCATTGTCGGAACAGAAGATCAAGCAGGCCGAAACCGACGCCATCAACTCGGTCCGCGCGACCGCCGTCGACATCGCCATTGCCGCTGCTGAAAGCGTCATCACCGCGAAGTCGGATGCCGCGACGCAGGCCGCACTATTCGCCAAGGCGGTCGGCGACGTGAAGACCCGCCTCAACTAAGCGGTTGCTTCATAAAGAATGGAAGAAGGTCGGCTCGCGCCGGCCTTTTTTGTTTTCGGTGGGGGAGGAGGATCGGCGCGCAGATGAAAGGGCGGCGATTGCTTCAGTTGCCTTTGATTGTCACAGGCGCAAGCGTGAGGCAGGCTTCCTCAAACTCCCGTATCGTTTCCGGCTCATTGTCAGCTGGCAGGACTGCGTCCGTGGCAACGTCCGTTGCGTCATCCGTCGATTGACCGTCATAGACATAGGACTGGATGTAATAGGCCAGCCCGCCCTTCCAGACCCTGCGGCCATCGATTTCCTTGCAGGCGTAGGCTGTCTGTAGGTCGGCTTGGAGGGCATCTGCGGTCGGCGGCGGGGCTGCCGACGCATCCGTCGCAGCAGTGATTGCCAACATAATCAGGCCAAAGATCAAGATCCCGATCCTTCCAAGTGATTCGCGAGCCAGAAGCATCGACTCTATAACGCAGCAGACCGTCGGCTTGTTACAGCGGAAACGCGTTGCCGAGAGTTTTCCGCAGCGATTTATGAGGGGTGTCTAAAATCCGCAACATCAGGCGGCAAAGTCATCGTCCGGCGCGTCTTCACCGTCCTGCCGCAGGGGACGGAAGCTCATGCGGTGCAGAGGGCAGGGGCCGTGGCTGTCGATGGCATTGCGGTGCCTCGCCGTGGCATAGCCGGCATGCGTGGCAAAGCCATAGGCAGGGAAGACGACGTCGGCCCGGGTCATCATCCGGTCGCGCGCCACTTTGGCGACGATCGAGGCGGCGGCGATCGAAAGCGATCGCGCATCGCCCTTGACGACGGCCTTGCCCTGGCAGGGAAGCCCCGGCGGCAC
This genomic window contains:
- a CDS encoding F0F1 ATP synthase subunit C, producing the protein MEAEAAKFIGAGLACLGMAGTALGLGNIFGSYLSGALRNPSAADSQFGRLVFGFAVTEALGIFSLLVALLLLFAV
- a CDS encoding F0F1 ATP synthase subunit B — encoded protein: MFVTAAYAQSTTTEGAETHDAAAGEVHTETGVAHEGGHGSGVFPPFDSSTFASQLLWLAISFGLFYLLMSKVVMPRIGSILETRHDTIARDLDDAARSKAEADAAVAAYEQELATAKAKGNVIASTAREAAKAKAAADRTAVETSLNDKISAAEARIADIKAKALADVGSIAEETASAVVEQLIGGKVTKAEIASAVKASAK
- a CDS encoding F0F1 ATP synthase subunit B, with the translated sequence MTSLATFWAFVGLVLFLALVVYLKVPGMMAKSLDDRAARITNELAEAKRLRAEAQSLLAEYQSKRKDAEAEAANIVAAAEREAEMLTAEAKQKTEEFVARRTALSEQKIKQAETDAINSVRATAVDIAIAAAESVITAKSDAATQAALFAKAVGDVKTRLN